The Atribacter laminatus genome contains the following window.
GAATGTGATCACGACTTTGAACTGGGTCAGCATCAATTCCTAGTAGGCTAAGCAATCCAGATATAGTTGATATAATGCGGTCGCGAAGGGCTGAAGTATCCTGCAGGATACTGGCTGAGGGAGGAGCGAAAGAGCGAAGGATCTGTAAAGGCCGACCGGCAGTATTCCCTGGTGTATAAATTGTCATAGAAACAGTATCCTTCAAACGTTGAATACGCTCTGGTTCTTGTCCCCACTGTGCTAAGCCATTTTTCCAGCTTTCGGCGGTTTTTGCGGCAAAAGCATCAGGATCCATTCCCTTGCGAGCAGCTTCAGCCTCGTCGATCCAAGGTCGGAAATCTTCCGGTTGAAGACCAGGAAATTGCAAGAGGAGATTTCCTAAATCACCCTTGGGATCGATAAGAATAGAGGGGATACCATCAATGGCAGCTTCTTCAAGAAGGCCGATAGCCAAACCGGTTTTTCCACTACCAGTCATACCCACTATCATGGCGTGGGTAGTTAAATCTTTAGCATCATAAAGAATTAAGTCGTCTTTCAGCTCATTATTGGTTAAGTCATATTCTTTCCCTAAATAGAACACCCCAAGTTTTTCAAAATCCTGCATGACAATATCCCCCCAATGAGATTCGGTAATAAACAATTTCAATTTAATTCTACCGCATTACGAAGCCGTGTACAATCAAATAAAGAGTAAGGCCATTATCCAGTATATAAATCCAAAAATTGTGTCATCCGGATTGGTACTTTTCCGGGTAAGAATCTCATCTTTTTATATGTTTTTCTTTATCCTTTTCTCAGAATAATCAGTAAGAAATGGAACCCTCCCCACCGCAAAAGCAGCACCCCTCCAAGGAGGGGAATTGTTGAATTTATTCTTTCTCATTTCGTTTAAATCCCTTTTCACTTATTCCGATATTTTCAGGATAAACCTTCATGCTACTTAGCGGCACCAGATGAGGATATAAAAAAACTGAGGAGGAGAATGGGTGAGGGGGTGCGAAATTTTTAGGAAAGTATTGTGCAACGTGGCAATCTTTTTCACTCAACTGTCGTTGTGTAATTGTTTTATAAAGGTGTTGATTCGAATAAAGGTGAAAAAATGAGATCCTCACACGGGAAAGTACCGCTCAGAATGAAACTTTCGACGTCAAATGAGATTTTTACAGTTTCTAAAAGTGAAACATCAGGATGGCGTCATTTTTAATCATTAATGTATCATCAGGCAGGATAAATTATCTTTTGGAGGGGAATAAAATGAATGATTCTATTACTCGTGTTGAAATTGACAACTCAGTTTGGAAGAGTCTTTATAAAATCGCTGCTATAGCTTCCCTGACCGTGTTGTTGCTCATGTCAATCCAGATTGTTGTCTTCACATCCTCTGGCCATCACCGAACACCGTGATCGACTGGTTCAATCTTTTTCAGATTAATAAGTTTGTAGGGTTGCTCGACATGGACTTACTTCTAATTGTCGATTATGCCTTATTGGGTTTGGTGTTCCTCGCTCTCTGGGCTGCCCTTAAACGATTCAATCAATCTTTCATGGCAATTGCTTTGATCCTCGAGCTCGTCGCGATCACGACCTACTTCGCATCGACTGCAGCTTTCGAGATGCTTTCCCTGAGCAACCAATATTTGATTGCAACCACCGATGCAGAGAGATCTGTTTTATTGGCCGCAGGTCAGACCATACTTGTGATCTGGGTAGGTACAGCGTTCAATGTGAGCTATATTCTTAGTGCTATTGCCCTTTTGATCGTCTCGATTATCATGGTACGCAATCCAATCTTCAGTAAGACTACCGCTTATATGGGAATCTTGGCGAGTTTATTGATGTTCGTACCACCGACCGCCGGGTCAATGGGTGTTTTTCTTTCCCTCATATCTCTCATTCCTACGGCAATTTGGTTAATTTTGATTGCTCGAAAATTCTTCCAATTAGGTCGGAGAGAATAAAAGAAGAGATGAATAAATTATCAAATTCCTGGGAAAACTTTAAACCATTATTAGTTTTTTTAAAAAGTCGTTCATTCAGTGTTTTCAGCTACGGTATTGGAAAAACTTAATAATACCACTTAGAAATTCTTCTATAACAATTCCAAGTTGGATAGGTTCCTCAAAGATAAATAAAAGAGTAAGGTGAAAGTCAGTATTAAGGCGGATCTATGAGTTCGTTTTTTTGTTTATTAAATGAGTAAAGGGGAAAGTTAAAGAGGATTTAAAAGTTCTGAGTTTTGATACATTTAGAAAAGATAAACTACTGCGCCATAAATAAAATTGTATCAGAGAAAAATTTAGGTAAAAAAATAAATTTAAACCAATAGATTTGGTGTTTATAAATTATTTATAGACCAACTTGCATTACTATTTGACAATTAAAACGTTGATGTGTTATCGTTATCACATTATGTGATAACGATAACACATCAATTAAATACTTTTATCTTTATTGAGGGAGGAATAGGGAATGGAAAAATTTGGGACTTCTTTTTTAGATGATTTAACAAAATTACGGAATTTTAAAAGTAAAAGAATTTCCAGCTGGGATAGAACAGGCAAGAACTATGACTGGCTCCACATGAAGCCACATTCAACATATACGATTGCCGAAATTGAAGGACCAGGTTGCATCAAACATTTCTATATGATTCCATTTTCTTTAGAATTGTTTTATTACCGGAAAACTATATTAAGAATATTTTGGGACGGAGAAAGCCAGCCGAGTGTTGAAGTGCCCCTTGGAGATTTTTTTGGAATTGGGAATTGTTTACCTCGGTATTTCACATCGCTTTTATTGACGGTTAATCCAGGTGATCCCAACCTTGGTACTCAAGGAATAAATAGTTATTTTCCTATGCCTTTTAGAAAGTCAGCCCGTATTGAAATAATTAACGAATCAGACATACCCTTTGATTGTATTTGGTATCATATCGACTATCAATTGTATGAAGAGATTGATGATGTAGCATATTTCCACGCTCAATTTCGTAGAGAAAGTCCAACAATTACAAAAGGTGAAGCGGAGTTTAGTAAAAATGAACCATTATGGGAAGGGATAAATGATACAGGGAAAGATAACTATGTTTTTTTGGATACCGAGGGAAATGGGCAAATAGTCGGCGTATTTTTTAATGTTGATAATATAGCAGGAAAATGGTGGGGTGAAGGTGATGATATGATTTTTATTGACGGTGAAGTATGGCCTCCCTCATTCCACGGAACTGGAACTGAAGAGATATTTGGCGGTGGAGCCTGTCCAGCAGACGAATATGCCGGTCCATACACGGGGTTCCCACTAATTAGTAATAAAAATTTCTCCCGAAAAAGTTCCATGTATCGGTGGTATATACCCGATCCAATTCGATTCTATAAATCTATCCGTATGACAATTGAACATGGCCATGCAAATAACTACGAAAATGATTATTCAAGTGTTGTTTATTGGTATCAAGAAGAACCACACAAAAACTTTCCAACTTTCCCATCGGCAAATGAAAGGATTCCTTTTTTAATTCCAGGCGAACAAGAAGTAGCCGAAAAACACATGAATATGTGTATCGATTTTTATAAAAAAGCTAAAACTCTTCAAGGAGAACCCCAAGGAAGTTTTCCACAAAAACAATGTACGATTTACATACTTCCAAAAATTGGGATGGTTCGTGATGCCTTTTTCCAAGGGAAATATGATTATGCCCTCAAAGAATTGAAAGAGCTACATGATTATGTAAGGCAATTATAAAAATATTCATTATGAGAAGGGAGGTGTTGAGCGAATCTTTCTCGGAGCTAAATTTAATGAATATAAGTTGTCAAAAAAGAATTAATGCATATGAAAAAGGGGGATACTTCAGTGAAGCTTACTATTAAACTATTCGTAATTATTATGATGTTGATTGCAGTAATTGGTGTTAGTTATGCTCAGGAAAAGGTGACCATCGATGTTTATGGTGTTCAATGGTTGCCTGGTCATTTAGAAGAAATGCCCAAAATTATTGCTAAATTTAATGAAACCCATCCTAATATCAGAATAAATTACATCCAAGGACAGTGGGCAGCTCTTAAAACTATGATGACTACTGGAGCAGCGGCTGGAAATTTACCAGACCTTATTAACTTAGAGACTTCGACAGCTATGGAATTTGGAGAAAGAGGAGCTCTGGTTGATTTGAATGAATTTTTAACCGACGAAATAAGAGCTCAACTTCTTCCAACTGCTATTGAAGGAGGTTTGGATTTTAACGAAGAACATGTTTGGTATCTTGGTGATGAATGGGAAGTAAATAGTTTAGTTTATTACAATGCTGGTCTTCTTAAAGATTCTGGTATTGAACCACCGGCACGAGATCAAATTTGGAGTTACGAACAGGGCCGAGAAGCCATGAAAAAAGTTACAGATCCAGCCTTTGATCGTTGGGGACTTATGCAAAATGTAACTATGGATGTTCAAGAATGGTTCATTCCAGCCCTTTGGTGTTGGGGATCGGATATTTTTGTTAAGGAAGGTGACAATTGGCGAGTAAAATTTGGACAAGAGGCTGTAGATGTTTTGAAATTCTTTAATGATCTTGTTGTTGTTGATAAAAGTCTTTCTTCTGAAACTGCCGGAATATCTACTGAAGGAATGGTATCCCGATTCATTGATGGTAAACTGGGATTTGTTAGTTGGGGTCCATGGTTTTGGGATTTAGTTGACCGTGCAGCTGGTGAAGACCTTGAATGGGGTGTTATGCATCCTTGGAATGAAAAGAAAACCGTAACCCAGGTTGAAGCAACTGGATATGCTATGGCAGCCAATACTAAACATAAAAAAGAAGCTTGGGAAGTTCTTTGGTTTTTAATGACTGATGAAACCAAGAAACCATACAATAAAAAAGGCAGAATGTTCCCAACCAGTAAAGTGCTCATTGAAGACCCAATGTTCCAAACTCAAGATGATTTTATGGATGTTCAATTGTTAGCCGCACAAAGTGGGAGACAACAGACAAAACACCCAGTGTTCGAAGGTCTTCATAAAGAGGTTATGATTCCGTTTGTCGGCATGATGTTCAATGGTGAAATGACACCTGAACAAGTAGCACAAGTAATTGAAAATGAAGGGAATTATCTCATTCAAGAAATGCAAGGAAGATAACTGAAAATTAATCAAATCTGGATAGAAGAATTAGTTACTAGTTCTTCTATCCAGATTGCATGATTGAAAGGAGAAAAAATGCCTCATTATGGGAGATAAAAAAACAGTTTCTTTAGCGCAAAGTAATGTTAGATTTTGTTGGTATGCATTAACACCTGCAATGATTGTCATTTTAGCAGTGATCGCCTTTCCACTTTTATATGCACTTTATATTAGTTTTACTGACATGAATTTTATGAGAGTTGAATACAGTTGGATAGGTCTTAGCAACTATCAAAGATTATTTTTTGGGGATTTATTTTTTTGGCCCTCAGTATTTACAACTATTAAGTGGGTAATTGGTACTACATTTATTCCTTATGTTATTGGATTAGTCATCGCTCTTTTATTGAATCAGAAATTCCATGGAAATACTTTTTTTAGAGTGGTCATTATTATTCCATGGGTAGTCCCTAACGTTATTGCAGCTTATATGTGGGAAAGGCTCTATGATACTTCTTATGGCGCGGTGAATTATATTTTAAGTGTTTTTTCTGGGAAAGAGGTTACCCTTCCCTGGCTATCATCTCCAAGTTTGGCTCTTTACGCCCTTATGGGTATCATGATCTGGAGAAACATTCCCTTTATGTCAGTTATGTTATTAGCAGCCTTAAAAACTATACCAAAAGAACTCTATGAAGCATCCACAATTGATGGTGCTGGAATTTTACAACAGTTTCGCTATATTACTCTCCCCCAAATAAAAAGTGTCAGTGGTGTAAGTCTTCTTTTGATGTTAATCTGGATGTTCAATCATTTTGATATTCCATATGTTCTTTTGAAAGGGGGACCTGGAACAACTTCTAGATTATTACCCATTAATACTTATGTAACCGCACTGAATCAACTCCGGCTTGGGTATGGAAGTGCTTCAGGAGTAATTTTAATGCTCATTATCTTAGTTTTGTGCGGTTTGTATTTAAGAACAATTTTACGACAGGATGGGTGATAAAAAATGCGTAAAAGAAAATGGCTTAGGGAGTTATTAATTATTATTGCAATTAGCTTGATTTCTTTTTATATTCTCCTTCCCATAGCAGAGATGGTATCCTTATCATTTAGACCCCCTGAAGAGATGAGGTTGTATAAAGGTTTAGTAAAAATACCAGAGAATCCGACATTATCGAATTATAAATGGGTGTTTACTTATAGTATCTTCCCCCGAAATATATTTAATACGATCTTAGTGGGTGGAATTGTAGCCTTAGTTGGAATAGGAATAACGGTTTTTACTGCTTATAGCATATCTCGATTTAAGTATAAAGCTTTAGGTCCAATATCAATTTTTTTGTTGGTCCTCCAGATGTTTCCCGCTGTTTTATTACTTATCCCAATTTATCTTATTTGGTCACGGCTTCAATTAACCGATTCCTATATTGCGCTAGTTCTTACCTATTGTACTTTTGTAATTCCCTTTTGTGTTTGGATGCTCAAGTCTTATTTTCAAGGAATTCCACAAGACCTTGAAGAGGCGGCAATGATTGATGGTTGCACGAGGATGCAAGCCATTACGAAAATAATTTTACCTGTTCTTTCTCCAGGAATCATAGCAGTTGCATTATTTTCTTTTGTTCTTGCTTGGCAAGAGTTTCTTTATGCCTCAGTATTAATTCGAACCAACGAAATGGCAACGGTTGTTCCGGCAATTTATATGTATGCTGGAACCAGCCGAACAGAATGGTCGATCATTGCTGCTGAATCGGTATTAGCTATTATTCCAGTGGCAATTCTTTTTGTTTATCTTCAGAAACATTTAGTTGCCGGATTAACAGCAGGTGCTGTTAAAGGATGATAAATTTGTGTTTTTTAACTCTTAATCTTAATGGATTTAATCTATAAAAAAAGAACGATTTTGCTGTATTAAACCCAAATTTTCTAAATTGAGTTTGTTTTAGGAGGAAAAAATGCTGGGATCTTCCCTTCGTGATTTGCCAAAATTAAGGAATTGCATTAGAAAGAGAGAGTCGAGTTGGGATAGAACAGGAGGAAATGATGACCGAGTATATATAAAACCCGGCGAAAAGAAATTGATTACTGATATAACCGGTATTGGTTGCATAACTCACATTTGGATGACTGCTCAATGTGAGGAGCAATATTTCCTAAGAAAAATTTTGCTGCGAGCCTGGTGGGATCAAGAAGAGAGCCCGAGTATAGAAGTTCCACTTGGTGATTTTTTTGGAATGGGGCACGCTAAAACCAAAAATTATGTTTCTTTGCCATTGAGCATGGGGCCGCAAAATGGTAAAGCCTTTAATTGTTTTTTTCCAATGCCATTTTTCAAAGAAGCAAAAATTGAAATAGATAACGGATGTTCTCAAAATGAACTCATCCTTTATTATTTTGTTGATTATGAGATTTATTCTACTCAAGAAGAATTAGGTGAAGTTGGTTTATTTCATGCTTGTTGGCATCGAGATAATCCATGTCAAGGTATCAAGCATTCTCCAGAAACTTGGCATAAACCTGGTTTTACTGGCTATAACTTAGATGGGAAAAACAATTATATCATTCTTGATGCTGCAGGTAGGGGTCAATATGTAGGATGTAATTTAAATATAGAGAATCTTGGGAAGCCTCTCGAGTGGAATTATTACGGCGAGGGGGACGACATGATCTTTATTGACGGTGAAAAATGGCCGCCCTCTCTTCATGGTACCGGAACTGAAGATTATTTCAATCTGGCTTGGAGTCCAAATCAAGAATATTACGCTCCCAATCACGGAATATTATTAAAAGGTGGTAACAATTGGTCGGGGAAGATTACTTATTATCGATTTCATATTGAAGATCCAATTTGTTTCCAGAAATCAATTCGAGTTACGATTGAGCATGGCCATGCCAACGATCGATCTGATGATTATTCCAGTACCGCTTACTGGTATCAAACCGAACCACATCAACCTTTTTCTCCCATGTTATCAGTTGTACAAAGACTTCCGATGGAAATTGAAGAATTATAGTCAAAAAATTAGTTAAAAAATAAATAATTGGTGGTGTAATCAATGTTGAACAATCAAGTTGATACTAAGAAAGTTAAAGAAAATATTCATCCCTTCAATTTTTCAGGGGTACAACTCAAGCAAGGACGATTTAAAAAGCAGTTCGATGATATGAAAGAGTATTATCTCAATATTCCAAATGATAATATTTTAAAAGGATTTCGTGAAAGAGCAAAGATAGACGCACCAGGAGAAGATCTTGGTGGTTGGTACACAGGAGACTCAACATTTCTACGGGTACACCCTGAAATTGATAAACCATCAAATGTTTTCAGTGCTTTCGGCCAATGGTTGGGGGCATTTGCCCGCATGTATAAAGTAACTCAAGATCAAAGAATCAAATCTAAACTTGAATACTTACTTCATGAATGGGGTAAAGCAATTGCTCCAGACGGTTATTTTTATTATGGAAACAATCCGAATGGTCCTCATTATGAATTTGATAAGACTGTTGGCGGTTTAGTAGATATCTATGAATATGTAGGGTTTGATGTGGCTATGGATTATTTAAAAAAGATAACTAAATGGGCTGAAAAGGGATTAAATCGCAGAAGAATTCCACCAACACCGGATAATTTTACCGGGGGAGGATATACTGGTGGATTTGATAGTGATAACGAGTGGTACACGCTCTCTGAAAATCTTTACCGAGCCTATTTACTTACTCATGACGAATTTTATAAAAATTTCGGCGAAACATGGCATTATAATACCTATTGGAACGACCTTGCTTCAAACCAACATTGTATGACAGCTCTTCATGCTTATAGTCATGTAAATACTTTAAGCAGTGCTGCCATGGCTTACAAAGTAACCGGTAATGAACTCTTTTTAAATGCTATACTTAACGCTTATGAAATTTTTAAAAATAAGCTAACTTTTGCAACTGGTGGGTATGGACCTTGGGAACGTTTATC
Protein-coding sequences here:
- a CDS encoding glycoside hydrolase family 172 protein, which codes for MEKFGTSFLDDLTKLRNFKSKRISSWDRTGKNYDWLHMKPHSTYTIAEIEGPGCIKHFYMIPFSLELFYYRKTILRIFWDGESQPSVEVPLGDFFGIGNCLPRYFTSLLLTVNPGDPNLGTQGINSYFPMPFRKSARIEIINESDIPFDCIWYHIDYQLYEEIDDVAYFHAQFRRESPTITKGEAEFSKNEPLWEGINDTGKDNYVFLDTEGNGQIVGVFFNVDNIAGKWWGEGDDMIFIDGEVWPPSFHGTGTEEIFGGGACPADEYAGPYTGFPLISNKNFSRKSSMYRWYIPDPIRFYKSIRMTIEHGHANNYENDYSSVVYWYQEEPHKNFPTFPSANERIPFLIPGEQEVAEKHMNMCIDFYKKAKTLQGEPQGSFPQKQCTIYILPKIGMVRDAFFQGKYDYALKELKELHDYVRQL
- a CDS encoding extracellular solute-binding protein, with amino-acid sequence MKLTIKLFVIIMMLIAVIGVSYAQEKVTIDVYGVQWLPGHLEEMPKIIAKFNETHPNIRINYIQGQWAALKTMMTTGAAAGNLPDLINLETSTAMEFGERGALVDLNEFLTDEIRAQLLPTAIEGGLDFNEEHVWYLGDEWEVNSLVYYNAGLLKDSGIEPPARDQIWSYEQGREAMKKVTDPAFDRWGLMQNVTMDVQEWFIPALWCWGSDIFVKEGDNWRVKFGQEAVDVLKFFNDLVVVDKSLSSETAGISTEGMVSRFIDGKLGFVSWGPWFWDLVDRAAGEDLEWGVMHPWNEKKTVTQVEATGYAMAANTKHKKEAWEVLWFLMTDETKKPYNKKGRMFPTSKVLIEDPMFQTQDDFMDVQLLAAQSGRQQTKHPVFEGLHKEVMIPFVGMMFNGEMTPEQVAQVIENEGNYLIQEMQGR
- a CDS encoding carbohydrate ABC transporter permease; the encoded protein is MGDKKTVSLAQSNVRFCWYALTPAMIVILAVIAFPLLYALYISFTDMNFMRVEYSWIGLSNYQRLFFGDLFFWPSVFTTIKWVIGTTFIPYVIGLVIALLLNQKFHGNTFFRVVIIIPWVVPNVIAAYMWERLYDTSYGAVNYILSVFSGKEVTLPWLSSPSLALYALMGIMIWRNIPFMSVMLLAALKTIPKELYEASTIDGAGILQQFRYITLPQIKSVSGVSLLLMLIWMFNHFDIPYVLLKGGPGTTSRLLPINTYVTALNQLRLGYGSASGVILMLIILVLCGLYLRTILRQDG
- a CDS encoding carbohydrate ABC transporter permease, giving the protein MRKRKWLRELLIIIAISLISFYILLPIAEMVSLSFRPPEEMRLYKGLVKIPENPTLSNYKWVFTYSIFPRNIFNTILVGGIVALVGIGITVFTAYSISRFKYKALGPISIFLLVLQMFPAVLLLIPIYLIWSRLQLTDSYIALVLTYCTFVIPFCVWMLKSYFQGIPQDLEEAAMIDGCTRMQAITKIILPVLSPGIIAVALFSFVLAWQEFLYASVLIRTNEMATVVPAIYMYAGTSRTEWSIIAAESVLAIIPVAILFVYLQKHLVAGLTAGAVKG
- a CDS encoding glycoside hydrolase family 172 protein, encoding MLGSSLRDLPKLRNCIRKRESSWDRTGGNDDRVYIKPGEKKLITDITGIGCITHIWMTAQCEEQYFLRKILLRAWWDQEESPSIEVPLGDFFGMGHAKTKNYVSLPLSMGPQNGKAFNCFFPMPFFKEAKIEIDNGCSQNELILYYFVDYEIYSTQEELGEVGLFHACWHRDNPCQGIKHSPETWHKPGFTGYNLDGKNNYIILDAAGRGQYVGCNLNIENLGKPLEWNYYGEGDDMIFIDGEKWPPSLHGTGTEDYFNLAWSPNQEYYAPNHGILLKGGNNWSGKITYYRFHIEDPICFQKSIRVTIEHGHANDRSDDYSSTAYWYQTEPHQPFSPMLSVVQRLPMEIEEL
- a CDS encoding beta-L-arabinofuranosidase domain-containing protein; the protein is MLNNQVDTKKVKENIHPFNFSGVQLKQGRFKKQFDDMKEYYLNIPNDNILKGFRERAKIDAPGEDLGGWYTGDSTFLRVHPEIDKPSNVFSAFGQWLGAFARMYKVTQDQRIKSKLEYLLHEWGKAIAPDGYFYYGNNPNGPHYEFDKTVGGLVDIYEYVGFDVAMDYLKKITKWAEKGLNRRRIPPTPDNFTGGGYTGGFDSDNEWYTLSENLYRAYLLTHDEFYKNFGETWHYNTYWNDLASNQHCMTALHAYSHVNTLSSAAMAYKVTGNELFLNAILNAYEIFKNKLTFATGGYGPWERLSNQYGSLGNSLWLEERSFEAPCGSWAVFKITRYLLSLTGKAFYGDWTEKILFNGIGACLPMAENGKTFYYSDYRVTGGLKKYYSDTWPCCSGTYPLAVTDYHNIIYFYDDEGIYINLFVPSQVDWETKGTSVRVVQETDFPEQNKIHLKIQTANPVEFSIKFRIPGWIKEDVSIKVNGKERIHNFKIGDWGNISQTWENGDTIDIKLPMQLEMLPVDSQHLQLVALCYGPVVLASNQPGPLKAEIKNPSKRIQRIAQDKLVFQANDNLNFKPYYSYQEGEVYYLYNLINKD